A window of Eucalyptus grandis isolate ANBG69807.140 chromosome 4, ASM1654582v1, whole genome shotgun sequence genomic DNA:
taaaatttaattaaatgagtaaaaaaatttcttaattgtttattttttggattgaattatGTATACTGAAGAATTATTTACTAACGTTATAAGAAAGGGAGTCCGGCGATCGAAAGAATCTATTAGTAGGcaatagaaaaaagagagcATTCGCTATATAATAAGGATTAGTCATTTCACTTTGCCTATCGTTTTTATAAACCAATCTTAGTATATCAAATATGATTTTATTAATGAGAGCTGAAATCCTATTCTAGTTCTCCTTAACGACATCAGTGAAGGCAGGAAAGACTATAATCTTTCTTTTAGGCCAAGTGAACGAATACATGCTAAACTGCTTCTTAGCCATTAACTTTAATCGATcaattatcaattcaatcaattaaatCCTGAAGTCAATAGGCCTACACTTAAATGGTAAGTATAATTTTGAACGGTACTAATATTATCCGGATCAATCATGTTTACAGATCTACAAATGCACTAGTCTCCTAGTATTGTCAACCTAAACCGGTTATCTATTAAAAGAAAACTATGAGAACCCTCCTCTTTTTGACGTCGTATGAAGTATGAGATAGAGAGTACGAAGTCGCTGTCTCATTcgataaactaaaatttatgtATTCTTTTAGGATATATACGATTTTTCCTAAAATgcaaatcttggtgcaattgacGAATGATTCTAGAAGCACGTCCTTCATGCATGTTCCTCATGAAGGAATGAGTCATCGTGTTTGTCTTTATGAGTTGAGACTAATaccaaccaattttttttttcgtcggATAACACCAaccaatctaaattaacctTTTTGTTCAACGCTCCCATGAAGTAGGTTTGactagtcttcttcttcttcttcttcttcttctttctttatttaatttatagctttctttatttgtcaattttattcAAACAATTAAGATTTACAAgcatcaaaacatttttggggAGCTCAAAACCCGATAATGCATGGCTTGTTGAGCTTTGGGCATGAGCATTTCAAGTAAGTTATGTACGTGTCTAGACGAATTCTCTACTTCTTTTAGAGAAATTCTATgttatttccaaaaacaaacTATCTACACAATAACAAatcagaacaaaaaaataaataataataatcagaTACTAGATCTATGTGATTCAGCCAGTGACTTGCTCTACGGAAGAGAATAGTACAAGATTAAATCCATAGATCAAGTGATATAAAAGATATTTCAATCACATTTAAGCCATTCAAACATTTTTGATATTTCCAAACCCTCAATTACACAATAATCTCACAATGTTTAGACTCGCCACGATCATTCAATCTCACTTAGAAACACACAAAATTCTTAGCAAAAATATCCCttaatgactcaaaatttccaaaaaaatcctaaactttgtATGActatcaattttatcttaaatctttcaattctGCCAAATTTGTCGTAAGTTTTTAAACTATTTACCATttcagttttaaaccttttgacaatttgtaaatttaattatttcaatcgaaAATCACTGATGTGAACACAACCATCCTTTGTAACACAGTTGATGCTACATAGacaacttttgcaattttttaagtattttttcaatttcatattattttgttattttccttttcttttctttcttcattcgCTAGTCACTACCTCAGCAATGACTGCCAAGGGTCACACTCGCCGAATCTAGCAGAGGTAGACCTTGCCAGCCTCAAACAAGGGCTACCCTCACCAGCCAAGGAGTGGGCGATGCTTGCCTCAGTGAGGGCTGATGCCTAAGGTTGAcgaagggaaaaagggaaaaagagaaaagggaaaggaaaggaaaataaaaaaggaaaataataagaaaattaaataaaaaaaaaaggatattaaAGCCGGTCATGTCACTTAGAACGGCCACCAGTCATTGGACCGCCACCTTAACAATCTCTcgtaaatatttttataatcgAGCCTAATGAAGGAGTAATCGAGTCAAGTGTTAGCTcatgatataaataaatttttttttttcaaaagaagaaaacggcAATCGGTGCGGTTTCAAAACCTAACCCCGGGGGGGGATCTCCGGTTATAATTACTGCCTCCAGCTTCAACATACTCAACATCACTTTGTCCAGTTACGAGTCGGGCTTTTTGCCGGCAAATCCCGCGCAACAGTTTCCAGAAATTCCACGTcgttttttccaaatttgattcAAGACACGTTTCGACtgggaaggaaaaaatagaCGCCACGTCAGCAGCTGGCGTGGTGGTATCAAATATCAAACGAGCTGGATATTCTGTCGCGGAGATGACATATTAGCCCCCCTCGTGGTGTCGATCTCTGTATGTTTCTGCATAAGAGGCTCGAAGAAGTATCGTGTTACACTCGTTCACTTAGAGCTGAGAGGTTCAAGCAGAAAACGGACCAACCACCACAATTACCCAAGACTTCGACAACCGAGAAAGCAGCTATCAAAAGCCCCCTCGTCGCTTTTGCAATTCCAAGAACAAGAGCACTTGctcctcctcatcatcaacCATGGAGCAGCCTTCGACCACACCCCACATAACCATCGTACCATCACCGGGCATAAGTCATCTCATCCCTCTTGCCGAGTTCGCGAAGCGGCTCGTCCACCACCACAGCTTCTTGGTCACCTTCATCATCCCCAACGACGGCTCACCGTCTAAGGCCCAGCAGTCCCTCCTcggctccctccctccctccatcgCCCACGTCTTCTTGCCGCCCGTCACCTTGGACGACCTCCCAGCCGAGACCACCCGCATCGAGACCATCATCGCCCTCACACTGGCGcgctccctcccctccctccgcCATGAGATGCAGAGGCTACAGGAGTCCACGAGGCTCGTCGCCCTCGTCGTCGACCCCTTCGGCACCGACGCCTTCAACGTGGCCGAGGAGTTCGGCGTCTCccccttccttttcttccctACCGCGGCCATGTGCCTGTCGCTGTTCCTTCACTTGCCAACGCTGGACGAAGCGGTCTCTTGTGAGTACAGGGACCTACCCGAGCCGGTGAAGATACCCGGCTGCATACCGATCCATGGGAGGGACCTGATCAAGCCGGTCCAAGACCGCCACAACGATGCCTACAAGTGGATCCTCCACCACGCCAGGCGGTGCAGGCTGGCGGAGGGGATCCTGCTGAATAGCTTCGAGGAGCTTGAGCCAAGGGTGATTGAGTACCTGCAAGGGGAAGAGCCCGGCAAGCCACTGGTCTACTCGGTCGGACCGCTGGTGAACATAAAGCAGAGCAGCAAGTCCGACGGCTCGGAGTGTTTAAAGTGGTTGGACGAACAGCCAAAATGTTCGGTCCTGTACGTGTCGTTCGGGAGTGGTGGGACACTCTCATACGACCAGATTCAAGAGCTGGCTCTGGGATTGGAGATGAGCGAGCATAGGTTCTTGTGGGTGGTGAGGACCCCTAATGACAAAGCGGCCAACGCGGCATACCTCACCGGGGACAGCCAAATCGAGCCGTTCGAGTTTTTACCCAAAGGCTTTTTAGAGAGGACCAAGGGTAGGGGCTTGGTGGTGCCATCATGGGTGCCACAGGCCCAGGTCCTGTCCCATAGCTCAACCGGTGGGTTCCTCACCCACTGCGGCTGGAACTCAACCCTTGAAAGCATGCTCAATGGTGTGCCGCTCATTGCTTGGCCGCTCTTCGCCGAGCAGAAGATGAATGCGCTTATGCTGACCCAGGACATCAAGGTGGCGCTCAGGCCGAGGGCCAACGCGGAGAGCAGCCTAGTGGGGAGGGATGAGATCGCCAAGGTCGTGAAGGACCTGATGGAGGGCGAAGAAGGCAGGTTGGTTCGGAACCGCATGAGGGAACTCAAGGACGCGGCGGCCCAGGTGCTTGGCGAAGACGGGTCCTCCACGAGGGCACTCTCCGAGTTGGTTCTCAAATGGAAGGCCAAACTTGTAAATCAACTTCACTAGAATTGCATCGCATCCTATCATGTCTTACCTtaccattttcttcttgttaaTCATATGATATCTTGTTCAATGCCATCAGTAGTGGGTTTTTTCAGTTCTTGTTTGTTTGATCTATGCCGCTTCTCGTAGTAAGTCCTCTCTACGTGCGTGTACAGAATTAGCTTTGTACTGCTGCCGTTTTTCCACCTCTGTATATGCTCAGCAGTCCATCTGCCGGTCGTAAATCAATCTTTACTTATTAACTCCGATGTAAACTAGGTGATTCATGCGTGCTCTGCGGTAGGTGAGACGGAACAACAGACAAAACAGTGGCGTGTGGTTCTGTGTGTAGAGCCAACTTTCTTTGTAGCCAATGAACATTGAGCCGTGGAAGTTGGGGAACCATTTCACCCATcactaaaaaatgatttcttgataAGCCCACCGGGGACCAATTGACATCACGGATGTGACAGAGAGTTCAATCATGTTAGATAGAGAATTGGGGCATAGGGGTGTGAATAATTGTGGAAGTAAGGGGGTGACTACTATCTATATTCCAAATGGAGGGCATCTAGAAAGGAAAGATTTTTATTGGAATTGCTTTCACAAAGGTGtgtttattttgagaaaaactttatgataaaagaaaatgctttccttgaaattatttttcaagaaaatagatGGTTTTCTTTTGTCTAGTAATATGTGATCGACAAAGTTTTCTAGTGTTGgatctcatttggaaagtgatttcaatctcatgactTTATCTCatggcaaataaaaataaaattgaatttttaaatattctttttttagtttttaaaattttttcttcctccttccgaCCTTGGGCAAGACTTGAGCTCTCTTGTGGCTGCCAACTAgctgaagaaaaaaaggaatttactttcttaaatttatCCATGAATATTTTTGTTCAGTTGACTAGTCACTTTTCGCAAACCAAACAGATGAAAGTCCAAAAAATCAACTCCCGAAAAACACTTCCCCTACACAAATGCGACTAGTCACTTTTCGCGAACCAAACGGATGAAAGTCCAAAAATCAACTCCCGAAAAACACTTCCCCTACACAAATGCACCCAGTCACTGTAGTCCACCCCAATGCAAAAATGGGCATTcatttggtcaaaaaatttatcataaaggaaaatacttttagagaaatcattttccaagaaaatggttaattttcatttatttattgatacgtgattgaaaatgttttcta
This region includes:
- the LOC104442161 gene encoding hydroquinone glucosyltransferase: MEQPSTTPHITIVPSPGISHLIPLAEFAKRLVHHHSFLVTFIIPNDGSPSKAQQSLLGSLPPSIAHVFLPPVTLDDLPAETTRIETIIALTLARSLPSLRHEMQRLQESTRLVALVVDPFGTDAFNVAEEFGVSPFLFFPTAAMCLSLFLHLPTLDEAVSCEYRDLPEPVKIPGCIPIHGRDLIKPVQDRHNDAYKWILHHARRCRLAEGILLNSFEELEPRVIEYLQGEEPGKPLVYSVGPLVNIKQSSKSDGSECLKWLDEQPKCSVLYVSFGSGGTLSYDQIQELALGLEMSEHRFLWVVRTPNDKAANAAYLTGDSQIEPFEFLPKGFLERTKGRGLVVPSWVPQAQVLSHSSTGGFLTHCGWNSTLESMLNGVPLIAWPLFAEQKMNALMLTQDIKVALRPRANAESSLVGRDEIAKVVKDLMEGEEGRLVRNRMRELKDAAAQVLGEDGSSTRALSELVLKWKAKLVNQLH